ATTTTGCTATGAGTGTCAGTCTTTCCCCTGTAAACGGTTGAAACCATTGGATAAGCGCTATCGCACAAAATATCATATGAGTATGATAGAAAATCTCAAATTTTTAAGAGATAGTGGCATGAAGAGTTTTCTGAAAAAGGAAGAAGAAAAGTGGAAGTGTCCTACGTGTGGTGATGTGATATGCTGCCATAACGGTCTATGCTTAAATTGTAACATCGATACATTGCTACAGAACAAAAAATATCGTTGGAACGAGGAGTAGGCTTATGAACTCACTAAATGAACAAATTAGAGAATATAAGAATCAATTAAATAGAGGTTATATCCAAAAAGCTTATAAGGGAATAATGAACTTTATGTCTGATTTAAAAATTTATCTGGAAAAAAATTATCCGGATTATATCGTGAGTTCCTTATATTTTGGCTATATGGATATGACCTATTTCGCATTTACCCCTTCCCATTTGAAAAATAGAAAGCTAAAAATTGCTATTGTATTCTTACATGAACAGGGAAGATTTGAAGCTTGGTTAGGGGGGAGTAATAGAAAGATTCAGGCTGATTATATTGAAAGAATGAGTCATAAAGATATTGAAAAATATAAGCTCTCGAAGGTACTTCCAGGAGTGGATTCCATCATTGAATCAATACTGGTAGAAAAACCAGATTTTAACAATCCTGATAACTTGAAACTGCAGATAAAAAAAAGGGCTATTAAATTCATTGCTGATATTACTTCTTTGTTGAGTTAATAAGATAGGATATGCTCTTAGTATAAACAAAACCTTCAAGTACAATTTAATAGTGAATATATTCCTGGAATTCTCCTTCATTTTAAAAAAGCCAAGATTTTTTAATCTTATTACTGTTCATTCATCCCGGTATAGAAAAGAACAGCATCTTTTAAAAATTGTGCTGTTCCAGGTTGATTTTTATCATAATAATGGGAAAATCTTTCATCTACTACATACATTCGGACAAGACTGGCAGGAGCTTCTTTGTTATAACTCCCCCAATAAAGGGAAAGCCATTGATGGTGTAAATCTGCTGCTTTTTGTGCTAATTTCCCTGCAGGATTGTCAGTCCGCATAGCTTTCTTTAAGCTCTCCATTAGCTCTTGTTCAATTTTAGTCATTTCTTCATGTTTAATCTTGATCATATTCTTTATCCTTTCATTGGATTGTTCAATTATTTCCTCTTCATAAAGTTCTCGTATTTCTTGGCTGTATTTTGCTTTATTTTCTTCTATTAATTTTTTTAAATCCTGCAAATTTTTCTCTATCATTCATTGTGGTGCCCCTTTCTATAGATATTATTGTTTTTCTAACATTATTAATTAGGATTTCCAATTGCTCTTTTTGTTTTGAAAGCTTTATAAAATAGTCTTTCAGGGCTTTAAGTTCGTCAAAATATGGAGAAGTGATTATTTTTTGAATAGCTTTAAGGCCCACTCCTAATACCTTATAAAAAAGAATCTGCTGTAGCTTGTTTACTTCTTTTTGAGTATAGATTCGATAACCAGAAGAATTTAGCAGAGCCGGTTTGAGTAATCCTATTTCGTCACAATAGCGTAGCGTTCTTTTACTTACTCCTGATAATTCAGCTAGTTGTTTAATTGTGTAATTTATTAGCTTAAAATCCTTGTGTTTTTGAGAATTTGATTGCTTCCCTTTTTCATAGTTCATATTATAAATCTTTACGTAATGTTAATATCAAGAAATATATTTTAATGATCATGCCATAAAATATCATTGGAAATATTAGCTATTATCATAACAAAGCCTTAAAAAATTAGAAAGATTTATGATTTACTAATTTATTAAAAATATTGTTTGAGTTTTATCATTAAGTTGATTACAATATATTAGTTTTACTACTTTTTCTTACTCAAACATTTTATAGAAATCAATAGAGTCAACAGAGACAGATTGACAAGATCCAATCTTGTTTTTTCTAAAAGATAGAAAATGATTTTTTATTAAGAGAAAAGAGAAAAAAATTCTCATCATAAATAATATGGAAAAATACAAGTTTAATAAACTTTATAGATTATTTTCTGGTAGTATAGCAATTATTGTCCTATTTCTTATCCAAATATTCTCCGGTAAGGGTGGATGGACTGTCGCTAATATATTTTCCTATAAATTACTTGATCCCTATGACATCTTTGCCAGTATTTCTGTACACCATTTTGTTCAGATGTTTATTGCATTAACTATCATTGCAGTATTAAGTAAGCTATTTAAAATAGACTTTGGTTTTTCCTTTGGAGAAAGCAAAATAGGAATAAAATATTTAATAATATTTACTGCTGCCTATGCAACAATTGCCATTGCCAGCCATATTTTTATGTATATTTTCCATCAGTTACCAACCTATGACTTCCCTTTAAATAAAAATAATATTATTGGAACATTGGGATTTCAACTTTTTTTAAGCGGACCATCAGAAGAGATATTGTATCGGGCGTTACCGATAACAGTATTGTCATCTATTTTTAGGAATAATATTAAGATACAGCAGGAGATAACAATAGAGGTAATTATTGCATCTCTCTTGTTTTCTATAGCACATATAAATTGGAATTTATCACCATTTACCATCAAAGTAGACTATTTTCAATTATTTTATGCTTTTATATTAGGAGTTATTCAAGGCATAGTATATCAGAAGAGCCGAAGTATTGTATATCCTGCACTAATGCATAGTGTAAGTAATTTTCTGATGGTCGGGTCTGGATATCTACTTGCTTTGTTTTAATGCAAACATTGTTTTAAATATATGAAAATTCAGTAAAAATATAAGAAGTATTATTGGGCATTTCTGAATAAATATAACGTTGCCTATAATATTTCTTGATAATCATAAGAGTAGCCTGTGAAAATATATTGATAAGAAACTATTCGAAGAAGATAGAGGAAGATTTGTATATGAAGGAAAAAGATCTAAGTTCAAAACGAGTAATAATAATTAGCACTTTAGCCATTTTATTTTCTACATTTTTTGCCATAATTATTCATGCAATGCTGCCAGTCTCCTTAGATGTTAAGCAATTTAACAGTATTTGGGTTAAATGGTTTGGCTTTCCAGTTATATCTACATTCTATTTTCTTTTCCTTTTTACTCACTGTGTCATTATGGTGAGATATATTGGATTAAGAGTAATGGCATCACAGCTGCAAATAGGTATCCGACTTGGAATAGTATATGCCATGATGTATATCCTAGGAATGCAGGAGGTAATAGTTAAGTATTCTCCTTTTTCAAGATGGAACTTAGAATTTGTAAAATATCAATTTTTAATCGGCATTGGAGATGGTATACCAGCATTATTGCTATGTCTGGTTATTTCTTATTTTACCTTAAATAGTCATGTTCAAGTTAAAGAAATAAAAACACTGGGATTAATAAAAAGTATTAAGATAATATCCATTACTGCTATTGCTTTTTTTATAGGGAGAGTAATCTTTTATCAAATTGGTCTTATTGATAGCGAATGTGCTAAATACCCGATACCTTGCTATGTTTGGACAGCCTTATTTGGAATATTGATGGGTTGTATTTATGTCATTCTGTATCCTTTGTGGTCGTATGGGAATGCCTTGAAGTTATGGTCTTTACCATTGAGGTTTGCCTTATCTGTTGGACTTAACTGGATTATCTTTAATAGTTTTATAGGGCTTATTATTAAAGGCACCATGTTTCAAATGTTTTTACGAAGCGGATTAGATATTTTGGTTCTATTTTTAATATCAATGGCATTGGGAATTAATGAGGTGAGTTCTCCTCATATGATATCCAGAATATAATACCTACACTTAATATTGCTAACTAGTTTTAGACCACTTAGCATCAAAGA
This genomic window from Atribacterota bacterium contains:
- a CDS encoding DUF3795 domain-containing protein, with translation MKENLIAPCGMNCSLCIAYQFRKKDLNKQGFHKTYCTGCIPRGKNCTWMGDQCELLKKGSIRFCYECQSFPCKRLKPLDKRYRTKYHMSMIENLKFLRDSGMKSFLKKEEEKWKCPTCGDVICCHNGLCLNCNIDTLLQNKKYRWNEE
- a CDS encoding CPBP family intramembrane metalloprotease; the encoded protein is MEKYKFNKLYRLFSGSIAIIVLFLIQIFSGKGGWTVANIFSYKLLDPYDIFASISVHHFVQMFIALTIIAVLSKLFKIDFGFSFGESKIGIKYLIIFTAAYATIAIASHIFMYIFHQLPTYDFPLNKNNIIGTLGFQLFLSGPSEEILYRALPITVLSSIFRNNIKIQQEITIEVIIASLLFSIAHINWNLSPFTIKVDYFQLFYAFILGVIQGIVYQKSRSIVYPALMHSVSNFLMVGSGYLLALF